The following coding sequences lie in one Rhinolophus ferrumequinum isolate MPI-CBG mRhiFer1 chromosome 14, mRhiFer1_v1.p, whole genome shotgun sequence genomic window:
- the DCSTAMP gene encoding dendritic cell-specific transmembrane protein → MGVWTSGTDIFPSLWGMYVSPRSPGWMNFIQHLGVCCFVAFISVGLLSVAFSWFLSSFIVFATSWVITCVLLCCSKHVRCFILLFFLSCGLREGRNALMAAGTGVVICGHVENIFHNFKDLLDSMTCNLRAKSFSVHFPLLQKYIEAIQWLYGLATHLSLFDDLISWNQTLAVSLSSPSQSLEAQLNDTKGRVLGVLYQTVTATELLSSLGRQLLALAGLLLVLLGTGLFMKRFLDPCGRKFENIYITRQFVRFDERERHQQRPCVLPLSKKERKKYVVVPSFWLTPKERKNVGLFFLPIFTHFYIWMLFAAIDFLLYQLISSVSKHFQSLPALELHLKLHREEQGTQNIIHNSSFNISLFESNCIPKPKLLLSKTWIPLSIILGILVMLGLLSSFLMQLKILVSASFYPSVQRERIQHLHMKLLKKRAKQPVGEVKRKWNLYFTKIHFWLPVLKMVRKKQMDTASGDNP, encoded by the exons ATGGGTGTCTGGACCTCAGGCACCGATATCTTCCCAAGTCTTTGGGGAATGTACGTGTCTCCAAGAAGTCCTGGGTGGATGAACTTCATCCAACATTTGGGAGTTTGCTGTTTCGTTGCTTTCATTTCAGTGGGCCTCCTCTCTGTGGCCTTCTCCTGGTTTCTGTCCTCATTTATAGTCTTCGCCACCTCCTGGGTGATCACGTGTGTTCTCCTGTGCTGCTCCAAGCACGTGCGATGtttcattcttctcttcttcctctcttgtgGCCTGCGTGAAGGCAGGAATGCTTTGATGGCAGCTGGCACAGGCGTAGTAATATGTGGACACGTGGAAAATATCTTTCACAACTTTAAAGACCTCCTGGACAGTATGACTTGCAACCTAAGAGCAAAGAGCTTTTCCGTACACTTTCCACTTTTGCAAAAGTATATCGAAGCGATTCAGTGGCTTTACGGTCTGGCCACTCACCTAAGTCTATTTGATGACCTTATTTCTTGGAACCAGACTCTGGCAGTCTCTCTTTCCAGTCCCAGCCAATCCCTGGAGGCACAGCTAAATGACACGAAAGGCAGAGTCCTGGGGGTCTTGTACCAGACGGTGACGGCGACAGAGCTGTTGTCCTCCCTGGGACGGCAGCTACTTGCCCTCGCAGGGCTTTTGCTGGTGCTACTCGGCACTGGCCTCTTCATGAAGCGGTTTCTGGACCCTTGTGGTAGGAAGTTTGAAAACATCTACATCACAAGACAGTTTGTTCGGTTTGACGAGAGAGAGAGGCATCAACAGAGACCCTGTGTCCTCCCGCTGagtaagaaggaaaggaaaaagtacgTCGTCGTTCCGTCTTTCTGGCTGACTCCGAAAGAAAGGAAAAACGTGGGGCTGTTTTTCCTCCCCATATTTACTCACTTCTACATCTGGATGCTGTTTGCAGCCATTGATTTTCTGCTATATCAGCTCATTTCCTCAGTGAGCAAACATTTCCAAAGCTTGCCAGCACTGGAGCTTCACCTGAAGCTGCACAGGGAG gaGCAAGGAACTCAAAACATCATCCATAATTCCTCCTTTAACATATCTCTGTTTGAATCCAACTGTATCCCTAAACCGAAGCTCCTTCTGTCTAAGACCTGGATTCCTCTCAGTATTATTCTGGGGATACTAGTGATGCTAGGACTGttgtcttccttcctgatgcaACTTAAAATCTTGGTGTCAGCCTCCTTCTACCCAAGCGTGCAGAGGGAGCGCATCCAACACCTACACATGAAACTACTGAAGAAAAGAGCAAAGCAGCCAGTGGGAGaagtgaaaaggaaatggaatctgTACTTCACAAAG ATTCATTTCTGGCTTCCAGTCCTGAAAATGGTTAGGAAGAAACAAATGGACACAGCAAGTGGAGACAATCCATGA